A single window of uncultured Pseudodesulfovibrio sp. DNA harbors:
- a CDS encoding AraC family transcriptional regulator — MESGIGMWAKGCSSIVEQYQNYYNGLRHFVEKPISRGGCYDDYRWEVSEGFGEGFSELLHMNSGPSVGLCGYKLEDPLDSHYEELGSSFKFSIMLSGDFRISSLDGRQAEIVQGGDLWFCTGKRGEVRCVQPAEKFISGISVGLSQGMLDAWLGGASCELSQSLEKLVEGRSQRNEFVQFGAVPKARAMPCDHPVMQIASKLYLTQRHTLCGRLRFESLALDFLCRMLMLDGPLKNHCPGNRPQRQRAVDEARSILDEEWGAPPTISSLSRRVGINECYLKTDFRAETGLSIGAYIRKLRMEKALGLIESGRRSVMQAAAFVGYSNPSHFSRAFKRFHGRLPSSYLVRS, encoded by the coding sequence ATGGAATCAGGAATCGGCATGTGGGCCAAAGGGTGCTCATCTATTGTTGAGCAGTATCAGAATTATTACAATGGCCTGCGTCATTTTGTAGAGAAACCGATTTCTAGGGGAGGCTGCTATGATGACTATCGATGGGAAGTATCCGAGGGGTTTGGTGAGGGATTCTCAGAGTTGCTGCATATGAACAGCGGGCCCAGTGTGGGGCTGTGCGGTTATAAACTCGAAGACCCGTTGGATAGCCATTACGAGGAGTTAGGGTCCTCTTTCAAATTTAGCATTATGCTTTCTGGTGATTTTAGAATTTCGTCTTTGGACGGGCGTCAGGCGGAAATCGTTCAGGGTGGTGATTTGTGGTTTTGTACGGGGAAACGAGGGGAAGTGAGGTGTGTGCAACCGGCAGAAAAGTTTATCAGTGGCATCTCCGTAGGGTTGTCTCAAGGGATGCTGGACGCATGGCTAGGGGGTGCCTCCTGTGAATTGAGTCAGTCTCTCGAAAAGCTTGTGGAAGGGAGGTCGCAGCGTAATGAATTCGTTCAATTCGGCGCTGTTCCAAAGGCACGGGCCATGCCTTGCGACCATCCGGTCATGCAGATAGCCAGTAAATTGTACTTGACTCAACGGCATACACTGTGTGGTCGATTGCGGTTTGAGTCTTTGGCCCTTGATTTTTTGTGTCGAATGTTGATGCTTGACGGCCCATTGAAAAACCATTGTCCGGGTAATCGGCCACAGCGACAACGTGCTGTTGATGAAGCCCGGAGTATTTTGGATGAAGAGTGGGGTGCACCGCCGACTATTTCTTCATTATCGCGACGGGTTGGGATTAATGAATGCTATCTCAAAACTGATTTCCGTGCAGAGACCGGGCTGTCCATCGGAGCGTATATTCGTAAGCTTCGTATGGAAAAGGCTTTGGGGCTCATAGAGTCCGGACGACGCTCGGTCATGCAGGCCGCTGCATTTGTGGGGTATTCAAATCCTAGCCATTTTAGCAGGGCCTTCAAACGTTTTCATGGCCGGCTGCCGTCTTCCTATCTTGTTCGTTCCTAG
- a CDS encoding DUF3450 domain-containing protein, with protein sequence MALLLLMPIGAQGAATPEEVHAKMAKAVASEAKAQTLYTQWTDTKAGIADEIRDMKAMDDWLDFQTKKYSKYIEKQRVVIAELERRKEEVKRIRMQLEPFLETVVTTLDEYVAQDLPFLADERQGRIAFLRSSLDDYRLGLSEKLRRVFEALLVETEYGRNVATTTQELVLNGVPTQVSVFRLGRTALFYQASDGSAAGVWDKLSNSWEPLAQDYVRTLRRAREMAERKRAVQLLELPIGAVQ encoded by the coding sequence ATGGCCTTATTACTTCTTATGCCCATTGGGGCTCAAGGGGCTGCAACGCCTGAAGAAGTTCATGCGAAAATGGCAAAAGCCGTAGCATCCGAAGCCAAGGCGCAAACATTGTACACCCAGTGGACGGACACAAAGGCCGGGATCGCGGATGAAATAAGAGATATGAAGGCCATGGATGACTGGTTGGATTTTCAGACAAAAAAGTATTCAAAATATATTGAAAAACAACGGGTTGTAATTGCGGAATTGGAGCGACGCAAGGAAGAGGTCAAACGTATTCGTATGCAATTGGAGCCTTTTCTTGAAACCGTGGTGACAACGCTTGATGAGTATGTCGCGCAGGATTTACCGTTTTTGGCTGATGAACGACAGGGGAGAATCGCATTCCTCCGTTCTTCTTTGGATGATTATCGTCTCGGTCTCAGCGAAAAACTCCGTAGGGTGTTTGAAGCGCTTCTCGTAGAAACTGAGTACGGACGAAACGTTGCCACAACAACACAGGAATTGGTCTTGAACGGTGTTCCGACGCAGGTTTCCGTCTTTAGACTTGGCCGTACTGCGTTATTTTATCAGGCCTCTGACGGATCTGCTGCCGGTGTTTGGGATAAGTTATCTAATTCATGGGAGCCACTTGCTCAGGATTATGTCCGAACTCTTCGACGGGCTCGGGAGATGGCCGAGCGAAAGCGTGCAGTCCAACTTCTTGAGTTGCCTATAGGAGCTGTCCAATGA
- a CDS encoding MMPL family transporter: MMIVFGSLKIGLIAMIPNIAPALVVGAIMGFADIPLDLVTVTIIPMLLGLAVDDTIHFINHSQLEFEHCGRYAESNRRTFLAVGGALLMTTIVLTLSFAAYMASDVKIFVSMGFLVGSGLFAALAADFFITPTLLSLTKPFGKERKD, from the coding sequence ATGATGATTGTGTTCGGCAGTCTTAAGATCGGATTAATTGCCATGATCCCCAATATTGCTCCCGCATTGGTTGTTGGTGCAATCATGGGCTTTGCTGATATCCCGCTTGATCTTGTCACAGTCACGATTATTCCCATGCTGCTTGGGTTGGCGGTCGACGATACGATTCATTTTATTAACCATAGCCAACTGGAATTTGAGCATTGCGGACGTTATGCCGAGAGCAACCGTCGAACCTTTTTAGCCGTTGGCGGGGCTTTGCTCATGACAACGATTGTACTGACGTTGAGCTTTGCGGCTTATATGGCTTCGGATGTAAAAATATTCGTGAGCATGGGTTTTTTGGTTGGCTCAGGCTTGTTTGCCGCTCTTGCTGCTGATTTCTTTATCACTCCCACATTGCTTTCTTTGACCAAGCCTTTTGGGAAAGAAAGAAAAGATTGA
- a CDS encoding ABC transporter transmembrane domain-containing protein, whose amino-acid sequence MYSQTKKSCCEQTSLCSGGGEKNKRGIWELMRPVNPGIHLAMVMSAVGSIAGLGGVASLALVITALLTKDPRLWVWVLLSISLTLASIFLRMYSFTVSHLAAFRLEILLRTNLTDHLAKIPLGYLLGHGSGAIAKVVQDDVKALHAFVADSTPMIGRGVAAPLATLVLLLLVDWRLALVALGVLLTGGVCMWLGMRGNTEMQRRYDAERERINSTVVEFVQAMPVVRTFDDGAVSFGQIKFFSLPLWWSPSL is encoded by the coding sequence ATGTATTCACAAACAAAAAAGAGTTGTTGTGAACAAACATCGCTATGTTCTGGTGGTGGTGAAAAAAACAAGCGTGGTATCTGGGAACTGATGCGACCTGTTAATCCGGGCATTCATTTGGCCATGGTGATGTCGGCTGTTGGCTCCATTGCCGGTTTGGGTGGTGTCGCTTCTCTTGCTTTGGTAATTACAGCGCTTCTTACCAAAGACCCACGGCTGTGGGTATGGGTACTTCTGTCCATTTCCTTGACTTTGGCTTCTATTTTTCTTCGCATGTATTCGTTTACCGTTTCGCATCTTGCGGCCTTCAGGCTGGAAATCTTGTTGCGCACAAACTTGACTGATCACTTAGCGAAAATACCACTTGGCTATCTGTTGGGGCATGGTTCCGGAGCGATTGCCAAAGTGGTGCAGGATGACGTCAAGGCTTTGCATGCCTTCGTGGCTGACAGTACTCCCATGATCGGGCGTGGTGTTGCTGCTCCGCTGGCGACATTGGTTCTTTTGCTGCTGGTCGATTGGCGGTTGGCTTTGGTCGCTTTGGGTGTCCTGCTGACCGGTGGAGTGTGCATGTGGCTGGGCATGCGGGGGAATACGGAAATGCAACGTCGCTATGATGCGGAAAGAGAAAGAATCAACAGCACGGTCGTTGAATTTGTGCAGGCCATGCCGGTTGTTCGGACCTTTGATGACGGAGCTGTATCTTTTGGGCAGATAAAGTTCTTTTCTTTGCCTTTATGGTGGTCACCTTCCTTATGA